In Pseudomonadota bacterium, the genomic window TGCCTCGCGAGGTCGGAATCCGCATCAGGGCGCTGCGGTTGCTGGCCGACCAGGCGACGTAGACCGGGGCTTCATAGCCGGGCACCAGGCGTTTGTAAGAATTTACCAGCGGATTGGTTACCGCCGAGAAGCCGCGAGCGTTCTTGGCGACGCCGGCGATGTACTGGTAGGCGATCCGGCTCAGGCCCAGGGCGTCATCCGCATCATAGAAAGCGTTGTTGCCTTCAAGATCAAAAAGGGATTGATTGGTATGCATGCCGGAGCCGTTGATGCCGAACACCGGTTTCGGCATGAAGGTCGCGTGCAGGCCGTAGGATTTCGCGATCGTTTTGACCACCCATTTGAAGGTGACGGTGTTATCGGCGGCGGTCACCGCGTCGGCGTATTTGAAGTTGATTTCGTGTTGCCCCTGCGCGACCTCGTGATGGGAGGCTTCAATTTCAAAGCCCATTTTTTCCAGGGTGTCGATAATCTCACGGCGGCATTCAATGCCTTCGTCTTCGGCGTCGACACTGAAATAGCCGGCCTGATCGCTGGTTTCAGTGGTCGGTCTTCCCATCTCATCGGTCTCAAAAAGGAAAAATTCGCATTCGGTGCCGACGTTCATGGTGTAACCCAGTTTAGCGGCCTCGGCCATGACCCGTTTCAGGTTGACCCGCGGGCAGCCGGCAAAGGCGGTGCCGTCGTGTTTGTGGACATCGCAGATAATCCGGGCCGTGGCTACCCCTTCCTTGTTGCGCCAGGGCATGACGCAAAAGGTGTTGTAGTCGGGAATCAGATACATGTCGGACTCCTGGATTCGGGCAAAGCCTTCAATCGAAGAGCCGTCGAACATCATTTTGCCGTCGAGCGCTTTTTCAAGCTGGCTCAGGGGCATGGCGATATTTTTCATAATCCCGAAAATATCCACAAACTGCAGTCTGAAAAAACGGACATTTTCTTTCTCCACCACCTTCAAGATTTCTTCTCTGGTCATTTTCTGCTCCTTTTTGGTTTGACGATTTTAAAATATCATGAACGAAATCCTGCCTTGATTTTTCAGGATTTCGTACCTCACAGGTTGGCTGGCGCAGTTTTTCAGATCGCTTCGGGCCCCTGTTCCTCGGTGCGAATGCGAATGCAGCGTTGCAGTTCCGTCACAAAAATCTTGCCGTCGCCGATGCGCCCCTCGCCGTGCTTGGCGGAGCGCAGGATGGCCTCGATGGCGATTTCGACGTATTCGTCATTGCAGGCGATATCGAGTCTGACCTTGGGCAGGAGATTGGGAATGACCTTCTGCCCGCGATAAAGCCGTTCGCTGTCCAGTTGTTTCTGATGCTGGCCGTGCCCGGTAACCCGGCTGGTGGTGATGCGGGAGATTCCGGCGGAGACCAGCTCTTCCCTGACCTCGTCAAGTTTGTCCGGCTGAATGATGGCGGTTACAATTTTCATGGAGATTCTCCCGTCAGTTGAGATTTGTCAGGCCGTAGCCTTGCTCGCCGTGCAGGGCATGGTCCATTCCGGACCTTTCCTGATCCAGGACCAGACGAAAGCCCACGCTTTTTTCCACGACCAGAACCAGCATGCCGCTGACGATGACGGTGTAAATGATGGTGACGGCAACCGCCTTGGCCTGCACCACGAGCTGGGCAAAAACGCCCCAGGAACCTGCAACGGCCTTGGCGGCGTCGAGCATCCAGCTGTCACGGATGAAAAAAACCAGGGCCAGGGCGCCGAAAATTCCGGCCACGCCGTGAATGCCGAAGGCGTCGAGGCTGTCGTCATAGGCCAATCTTTTCTTTAACGACAGCCCCAGATAACAGATCAGAAAAGCCCCCATGCCCAAGGCCACGGCTCCGGCCGGTTTGACCACCCCGGCCGCCGGAGTGATCACGACCAGGCCGGCCAGAATGCCGCTGACGATCCCCAGGGTGGTGGCCTTGCCCAGGTGGACAGCCTCGATAATCAGCCAGGTGGTGGCCCCGGCCGCCGCAGCCACCTGCGTGGCCGTCAAGGTCTGGGCGGTCGCTAGGCCGCTGGAAACCGCGCTGCCGGCGTTGAAACCGAACCAGCCGACCCACAGGAGCCCGGCCCCCATCAGGGTCATTACCAGGTTGTTGGGATGCATGGCCGACTGCGGATAACCGTGTCTGGCTCCCAGATATAACGCCGCGACCAGGCCGCTGACTCCCGCTGAGATATGAACGACCGTGCCTCCGGCAAAATCGACGGCCCCGGCGGCGCCGAGATTAAAGATCCAGCCATCCTGGGCCCAGACCCAGTGACAGAGGGGATTGTATACCAAAACGCTCCATAAGGCAATGTAGAGGCAGTAGCCGCGAAATTGCACCCGTTCGGCGAAGGCTCCGGCAATCAGGGCCGGGGTGATGATCGCGAATTTGCCCTGAAACATGGCGAAAACATATTCGGGAACCCCGGCTTCAAGAATCACGTCATCGATGCCGCGCAGAAAAAAATAGTCCGGATTCCAGCCGCACCAGCCGCCGAGAATGCCTTTGCCGAAAGACATCGAATAGCCGACCGCGACCCACATGACGCCGATAATTCCCATGGCCGCAAAGCTGTGCATCATGGTGCCGAGTACGTTCTTGGTCCTTACCAGGCCTTCGTAAAACATCGCCAGGCCGGGGACCATCAGCAGCACCAGCGCCGTCGAGGTCAGCATCCAGGCCGTGTTCCCGCTGTCAATCACGCCGGCGGAGTCTCCGGCAAAAAGGGGGGCGGCCGGCAGCAGAAGTGAAAACACCAGGGTTGAGACGATTTTCGAGCGCAGCGGTTGTCGCCGGCGGTCGCGGCTTTGTTTTAACATGGCGTTCTCCGGGCGGGCCTGCTGTTTTTTCCAGGTTTTAAGATGGCGCTGAAGCTAGCAGGGAGTGTGCCAGGCTGTTTTCGCGACCGCAACCGCAATCTCGGGACGTGGTTTAATGGGTGGTTCAAGCGGGGGTGTTTTCTGGCGCGCTAGCTGTAAATGCTTATATTGAAATGGTTTACAGCGAAGTCTGACGGTTGCGAATAATGGTGCTCCGGCTTTGTGGTCGTTGTCGTTGCGTCCGGAACAAGGTCGGCGGCGTTGGCATAATCTGGCGATTTGATACATTAATGTGTCCGTCGGGGGAGGAGATAGATGCGCCTGTTCCCTGGAGCGGCGCTGAAAACGAAGAAAAATCCTTGGATTTCGAGAGGATAGGCCTGCTGATACGTTTATGTTGAGTCGTCAGCGGAGTTTTGCTACATTTTTGTCTCTTTCCCGCCCCCTCCCGATCAGTCGGTCTGAACAGGTGGCTTCAGGTTCCTGGGGGCGGCCGCGCAGACCCGGTTGCGTCCTTCCCTTTTAGCGCGATACATCGCCTGGTCGGCCTGTCTGAGCAGCTCGTCAAGGTTCTCGATGTCGTTTTCAAGTCCGGCGACCCCGAGGCTGGCCGTGAGTCGAATGGCGGCGGCTCCGAGGCGCAGCCGTTCGAGGTCCAGACGAATCTTTTCCGCCACGATCAAAGCCTGCTCAAGGGATGTTTCCGGAAGCAGGATAACAAACTCCTCGCCGCCGAAGCGGGAGGGAATATCGGATTGGCGGAGTTTGTCTTTGATGGTCAGGGCCATTTCCCGCAAAACCGTATCGCCGGCCTCATGCCCGAAGGAATCATTTATTTTTTTGAAATGATCGATGTCGATCATGATCAGGGACAGGGGATGCCGGTAGCGCCGGGCGCGGGCGAATTCGTTTCTCGCCAGGCTCATGAAATGGCGGCGATTGAAGATCTCGGTGAGAAAATCGAAATTGGCCTGACGAGTAAGCTCCGCCTTGGTGGCTTCAAGTTCCTGAATGATTCTTTCACGTTCGTCAATCATGTCGATGCGTTCGGTGACATCGCGGGCGACCAGCAGAAAACCCAACCTTTCTCCCCGGGGGGTGATGAAACGGGAGATGCGAAGCTCGTAAACGGCCTTGAGCCCGTTTGGCAAAGGAAAGTCGATTTCGATTTTTCGGCTTTCCTGCTCGCGAAGCATGTCGGTAAAATCAAGGGGGCGGGGCAGCAGCTGATTGATCGAGATGCCCATTTTTGCCGTGCCGGAAGCCGAAAACATGGTAATTGCCGCCGGGTTCAGGTCGACTACCCGCAGTTGCCGGTCCAGAACAATGACGGCGTCATCAATGCATTCAACGACCAGATCCCGGGCAATGGGTACCAGGTCCAGCATTTTATGGCGGAAAAGAGCAAAGCCGATGCTCAGGCCGCTCAGCGTGAACCCCAGGGCGGTGAAATCGAGCGCCGGTTTGTTTCCTAAACGTGCGGTCGCGTAGAGGTTGGCCAGCAACGGGAGCAGGGTGCCGTAGAGCATCAATCGGGCTTGAGTTTTGTAGGGTTGAGGACGGTAGCGGGCCATTTGCCCAAGCAGAACCAGGCCGCTGGCGATTGCTGTATAAGAGAAGACGGTATGAACCCAGAACCAGGGGCCGGGTCTCCAGAAGGAGCGAAAAAAAAGGCCGTCGATTTGCTCGTAACTGACGGCATGAAGAAAAAAACCCGGATAGTGATTGGTAAAGGCAAAAACCAGGGTCAGTAGAGGAAAACCAAGTAGACCGCAGATAACTGTTTGCAGATGTCGGGCTGGTTTTGCGCTGTAGGTTAAAACAAAGATTAAAAAGAAAACCGGAACATAGCTGATTCCGACAAAGCGTAGTTTACTGAACCAGAAATCCGCCTCTGCCGGGCTGGAGCTGAAAGCGGACATGCCGGAGGTCAAGGAAAAGATCGACATCGCCAGCGCCAGTCCCATAAAGGCTCGGGCTCCGGCCTTGTCGCGGAAGCGCCAGGCGTGCAGTGCGAGCCCCAGGGTGACCAGCGCGGAGCCCAGCAGCAGTCCGACAAAGCATTTATAAGACAAGATGAAGCTCTGGTTCAAACGTTGACCCCGCTGTATTTTTTATAGTCGATATTGAGGTTGGCTATTTTGTACTGAATTACCCGTTTTGACGTTCCCATCAGCTTGGCCGCCTGGGTTTGGTTGCCCAAGGTGGATCTGAGCTGAATCGGCCATCATTGGTATTCCTGGTCTTGATCGGCGATGGTTAACCCGGCCGGCAGGGTCGCCGCCTGGTTTTCCTGGATTGTAAGCTGAAGATTGCCCTCCAGGGAAATGTTCCGGGCAAAGAAAAGGTTTCCGGTAACGCGCAGCGACCGACATTTTCGCAGGGAGGGAACCCCTGCGGCAAAACGTTGGTTGAAATCATTTATGTGGCGATAATAGCGTGAATCCAACTGAATCAGCGGCGGACTTACAAGCTCCGGCGCCAGGCCGAGGGCAAAATCCTTCCGTAGCTGATAAGCATCGGAGCGCAGGGCGAGAAGATCGTCGGTGGTCTTGACCGGAGCAAAGCGCCGGCGGGGCACCTCCAGGGCCAGGGCTTCCGGAAAAATCTCGATCGCCGCGCCCATGGCGGTTTCCAGCTGGAGAATCGAGGTCGAAGCGGATGATCCCTCGGCCAGGGTCTTGCGATTGATAATCAGGGGCAGCTCCAGACGGTTGTCGCGGCGCTGCAATTCTTTTTCCAGGGCCGCCAGATCCAGCCAGAGAGAGTTGGTGTTGAAATAGCGATGGCGCGAGATATCCTGAAAAGCGGCCGTTTCGTTTTCAGGGCATTGCGCCGCCTCGCGCAGCAGCAGACCGCCGCTGCCGCGGCGCCGGGCCAGATGGCCGCCCTTGCGGTCGGCTTTGGTTCTTCTGGCGACTTCCATCAGGAAGGGCGCCTGCCGACTGACGAGATAACCGAGAATCACCGGGTCCAGGGTGGCGCCGAGATTGTCGGCGTTGCTGATAAAAGCGTAGCGATAGCCGCGGTGGCGTAATTTTTCGAGAACGCCGCTGGTTACCAGGGCCGGGTAAAGATCACCGTGGCCGGGCGGGCACCATTCCTGTTCCGGCTGGGCGGGACAGCTGAACGGTTGCAGGTTGTCTTCGTAAAGTCTGGGGATCTGGTGCTGGACAAAGTCGAGGGGAAGGTTAAAACCACCCAGTTCCGGATAGCTCGTCAGCCGTTCCAGCGCGGCCCGGCGCGTGGCGAAGCTGTTCATGAGGATCAGCGGCACCCCGGCCGCCAGCGCCTGTCGCACGATGATGTCGAGAAAACTGAGTCCGTTTTTGGCCTCGATCAGGGATTTGGCCTGGTCGAGGCCCATGCTGGTTCCCAGCCCACCGTTCAGCTTAATCAGCACGGTTTCGGCCAGGGCCCGCTCACCTTGTTGCCGACAGGATTTATCCAGGTCTGCGGCCGTCGGCAACAAGCTGAGCGGCTCAATTTCATTTTCTCTGATTTTACCGTCCGCCCCGGCTCGCAAACGCTGAAAATAAAGCTTTAGCATCGTTATGGCCAGTTTCGGCATGCCGGCCTGGCGCATGCGCTCGGCCAGGGGGGCAAAGGACGGTTCTAAATCATTCATGTCCGTCCGCCTCCCGGCGGCGGGCTTGACGAATCGCGCGTTGCAGGGCCTTGAAGTGAACATCGGCCGCCAGATGAACCGGGCTTTTACCCCAGAGCGGATCCCAGCCGGCCGGGTCGGCGCTGCAGTTGAACTGCACGTCCAGACCGTAACGAATGGCGGCCGCATCGGCCTCCATGTCGATCAGTTTATCCAGGGCTTTCCAGGAAGCCCCGCAGGGGGCTCCGCGTCGAACCTGAATGGCTTTTATCTTTCCGTTTTCAAGTTCAACCGAGAATTCCGGGGTGCCGTAGCGATGGCCATACTCTCCCAGCCAGACCTGGCGGGGGAGGGCGCATCATATCGGCGGCGTCGCGACCTGCGGCGCGGCTTCATGTTTCTTGGTGGAAGCGACCAGGGGAATTTGGTTTTCCCGGCAACGGCGCAAAAGTTCGGTGGAAAGGTCGGGATGGCGTAAAAAATCCAGGACGAGATCGGCCTCGATGGTCGCCGGCAGAAAATCCTCGGGTTCATCGATGAGCCGCGGCAGGGGGGCGTCGATGGAGATGATTTCCAGCGTGAAACAACCCGGGGCAAAATGTTCGATGCCGGCAATCTTCTTTTCGCCGCTGCCGCGTTCCTGAAAGACGACCACCCGCTGAACCGGGCAAATATCGTTTGTTGGTATCATGTTGATCTGCTTTCATGTTCGGGCCAAGCGCAGTTTTTTTACGGAAAATGTAAGAACGCGGCGTTCCCGCGAGTTTGTTCGTTCGATTCGTTTTTGTACCATAATTGAAACATGATAGCAAAAGGTTATTGACATGGAGATGGAAAAAAGGCAGTAACAGGACCGTGATTTTAAGTGCGGGAATGGGGAGGGGTTATGAAATTGGCTCAATATTTTACGCCGCAGGGGCTAAGGTTGGGGCTGGTAACGGAGCGGCAGCTGCAGCCCCTGGCTTTTGCCGGCGATTTTCATGCCTGGCTTTCGGCCGGACGACCCCTGACCGGAGCAAGTCCGGTCTTGCCCCTGGCCGAGTTCGAGCTGGCCCCGCCGGTCAACCGTCCCGGCAAGATTATCGCCGTCGGTTTGAACTATCATGATCATGCCGTCGAAGGAAACCTTAAAACTCCGGAAGAGCCGTTGGTCTTCGCCAAATTTCCGAATTCGGTTGTGGGCCCGGAGGCGGAGCTGCGCTGGTCCGCGGAGCTTACGCAAAAGGTGGATTTTGAAGCGGAGCTGGTGGTGGTTATCGGTGAAAAAACCTCGGCCTGTTCAATTGAAACGGCGTTGAGCAAGGTTTTCGGTTATACCTGCGGCAACGATGTCAGCGCTCGCGACCTCCAGTTCGCCGATCAGCAGTGGGTGCGGGGGAAGTCTCTGGATACCTTCTGTCCGCTGGGTCCCTGGATTGTCAGCGCCGATGAAATCAAGGACCCGCAAAGGCTGGCCATTCGCTCGCGGCTCAACGGGGTCGTCATGCAGGAGAGTAATACTGCGGCCATGATCTTTCCGGTGGCTGAACTGGTCAGTTATCTGAGCCGGCATTTCACCCTGGAACCCGGTGACCTGATCATGACCGGCACGCCGAGCGGGGTCGGTTTTTTTCGGAATCCGCCGGTATTTATGCAGTCCGGAGACTTGATTGAAATTGAAATCGAAAAGATCGGCGTTCTTTCCAACCGCTGCCGTATGATCGGTTAAACTGGTGACCAGAGAAACGATTATCGTGGTTGACGATGAAGCCGGAATGCTCAACTTCATCAGCAAGATTCTCAAGGCCCGCGGCTATCGGACGATCACCTGTTGCAACGGAGCCGAATTTGTCGAACAGTTGGGCGGTCGGCGCCGGAGTCCGGACCTGGCCCTGATCGATTATCGCCTGCCGGACACCACCGGAATCGAACTTTTGTCGAAGGTCGCGGAACTCTGCCCGGAGTTGCAGAGTATTATCATCACCGCTTATGGTGAAGTCGAGCTGGCCGTGGAAAGCATGCGCCGGGGCGCCGCCGACTTTCTCGCCAAGCCTTTTACCGGGGCTGAACTGCTCAAGGCCGTCGACCGGATTCTCGAGCCTCGTCGTCTCAAGCAGGAAAACGAGCTTTTGCGCTGGCAACTGGCAAGCGGCGATCAGCAGCCCGCCCTGATCTGTCGGTCGCGAATCTTCGCTCAGGTGGTGGCCCTGGCCGAGCAGGTGGCCTCATCCTCGGCGACCGTTCTTTTGACAGGCGAATCCGGTACCGGCAAAGAAGTGGTGGCGGCCCATATTCACAACCATGATCCCTTGCGCCGCGCGCATCGTTTTCTCGCCGTCAACTGCGGGGCGCTGGCCGACAACCTCCTGGAGAGTCAGCTCTTCGGAGCCCTGCGCGGAGCCTACACCGGGGCCGACAAGGACACTCCCGGTTTATTTCGGGCCGCCGATCAAGGCACCCTGCTGCTTGACGAAATCGCCGAAACCTCGCCGGCGCTGCAACGTAAGCTGTTGCGGGTGCTGGAGAAAAAGGAAGTAACTCCGGTCGGCGGCACGGTTCCCGAACCGGTTGATGTCAGAATTATCGCGGCTACCAACCGCGATCTCAGAAGTGAGGTCGAAGCCGGCCGTTTTCGAGCCGATCTCTACTATCGTCTGCAGGTTTTTTCCATTGAGTTGCCACCGCTTCGGCAGCGGCCGGCCGATATCATGCCCCTGGTCCATTATTTTCTCGACTGGTACTGCCGCCAGGAGGGGAAACCAATGCTGGAACCGGTTCCGGAAATCATTCCTCTTCTGGAAAATTATTCCTGGCCCGGCAACGTTCGGGAATTGCGTAACCTGGTGCATCGGGCGGTGATTCTGGCCCGTCAGCCGGTTTTTGACGCCTCGCTGCTGCCTTTTGGTCGGAGTCCGGTGGCCGCGGCTGAAATTCCGGTTTTTATGGAGAACGGCGTCAAAGCTTCAGCCTCGCTTAAGGAAGTCGAGCTTGATTATATCGCCATGGTTTATCGGCAGTCGGCCCGCGATCGCAAAACCAGCGCCGAGATCCTGGGTATTTCAGAGAAAACCCTGGGCCGTAAGCTTGAACTGATTCGGCGCCGGAAAGCAAACTGATGGCTTCTTTCCCCTGGCATCGTTTTTCGCTCAAATGGAGATTGACTCTAGCCAATTTCATGGTGCCCATGCTGACCATGACTCTGGCCATCGCTTTCGCCATTCACATTATTGACGGTTTTATTTTTCGTCAGGCGCAAAACAAGATTATCAACGACCTTAATTCAGCCCGGGAAATCTATGATTCAAGCTGTAAATGCCTGCAGGAACAAATCCATTGCGCCGCCGGCTCCTATCTGCTGACCCAGGCGCTATTGGCCGATAATAAGCCGGCTTTGCTCAGGGAATTGCAGGCTCTGCGCCGTCGAGAGAACCTGAGTTTGCTGACCTTGACCGATGCCGAGGGCCGGGTGCTGCTGCGGGCCGCCAATCCCGGGGTCGGGGGCGATCAACCCCGCCTGCCGCTGATTGCCGAGACCCTGCTCGGCAATCCCGCCGCCGGCAGCGAGGTGTTGAGCGATGTCGAACTGAGCCTTGAAAATCCCAACCTCGGACATCTTTTCCAGATCAAACTGATTTCAACCCCCAAAGCCCGGCAGGAAAGCCGGAGCCATCTTGCCGGCGGCCTGATGATGCTGGCCGGCTGGCCGGTGTACGACGGTTTCGGCAATCTTATCGGCGCCCTCTATGGTGGTCGTCTTTTAAATCGGGAAAACCAGCTGGTCGACCGCATCAAAGAGGTGATTTTTTCCAACACATCCTTTTCCGGTCAGGATATCGGCACGGTAACCATTTTTCAGGAAGATGTCCGGATTGCCACCAACGTGCTTGATTCCTCCGGCAAGCGAGCCATCGGGACCCGGGTTTCGGAAGAGGTTTACCACAAGGTCATGATTCAAGGGCAGAAATGGGCCGATCGCGCCTTTGTCGTCAATGACTGGTATATCAGTGCCTACGAGCCTATCTGTAATGCTCGCAATCAGGTGGTCGGGATTCTCTATGTCGGCATGAAGGAAAAACCGTTTCTCGCGTTCCGCAACCGGGTTATTTTGATTCTGGTCGGCATTCTGACGGCGGGCGCCGCCTTGACTTTCTTGACCGTTTTCATCTTCGCCCGGTTTTTTTCGCGCCGCCTCGACAGCTTGCAGCAGCAGTTAAGCCAGGTCGCCGGCGGGCAGCTTAAAAGCAGGCTGGAGCTGCCCGGCAACGACGAGCTGAGCCAGCTGGCCGCCGGCTTTAATGAAATGATCGCGGTCCTGAAACAGCGGGATGCTTCGATCGAACAGCTGCAACGGGGGCTGGAAAACAAGGTCGCCCAGCGTACGCAGGAGCTTGAAACCCGCAATCATGAGCTGATTGAAATGAAACAACACCTGTTGGAGATGATGAGCGATAAAAAAGCCATCAATTTCAGGCTCGAGGAATCCCTGCACAACCTGCAGCAGGCCCAGCAGCAGCTGGTCCGTTCGGGCAAGCTGGCCGCTCTCGGCAGCCTGGTGGCCGGGGTCGCCCATGAAATCAACAATCCGGTCAATATTATTGCCGGCAATCTTGAAATTCTGGAAATGGACCCGGATGTTCAGGGACGCTATCGCACCGAAATCGAGCTGATCAGCGGCCAGGCTGCCAGGATCAAGAAAATTATCGGCAATATGCTTGGTTTCGCCCGGGTCAGGAATAACCATCTGAAGGAACTGCGTGCCGATGAACTGATCCGGGATCTCCTGATTCCGTTGCGGAACGAATTGAACCAGCGCGGCATTTCCGTCACGACCCAGCCGCAGACGGAGGCGCCGTTTTTCTCGGATGAAGAAGGTCTGACCCAGATCATCACCAACCTGCTTTGCAACAGCATGCAGGCCATTCCGGAAACCGGGGGCCGGATCGGCATCAGCAGCCGGGTCGACCGCGGCAAGATCGAAATCACGATCAGCGACAACGGTTGCGGCATGACCCCCGAACAGGTCGAAAACATGTTCAATCCCTTCTACAGCACTAAAAGCGAGGGTACCGGGCTCGGCCTTTCCATCGGCTATGAACTCCTGCGCAGTCTCGGCGGTGATATCGAAGTCGACAGCAGTCCCGGCCAGGGTACAACCATTATTCTGGTGTTGCCGGCTAATCCTCTTTTCCCGTTTGACCGCAAGTAGGCGCGCCCTGGCCTTTTTTTGTCGATGCGGACAAAAGTTCCTCCGAAAATCCCTTTTTTTTGCATTTTGTGGACAATTTGTCCGGGTCGAAAGTTCGGCGGCAGCGGCGGCCGGGGCGCCCCGGCCGCCGCTGATAAGTACCTTTTCGTCGATAAAACCTGAACCTGCCGGGACCCTGGCCCCGGCAGAGCGGCCGGCCGCCGCCGGGGCCAGGTTGTACGGTACGGGACTTGCAGCCTTCCGCCCTTCGATAGGCAGGCCGCTTGACGGGCCCTGCCGAGATCCGGCAACCGTATGATCAGCCATAAAGGAGGAATACAAAATATGCAGGTTAGTCGAAGGTCATTCCTGAAACTCTCGGGTGGAGCGGTCATGGCCGGCAGTATGGGGCTTAGTCTGAAACCGGTGCAAGCCCACGCCGCGTCCCTGAAGACCCGCTACGCCCAGGAGACCACCACCATTTGTCCCTATTGCGGTGTCGGCTGCGGCATCATTGTCTCGACTCGCAACGGCAAGGTCATCAATACCGAAGGCGACCCCGATCATCCCATCAACCGAGGTTCGCTTTGCAGCAAGGGCGGTTCCATCGCCCAGCTGTCGGTCAACAAGAACCGTCTGGATCGACCTCTCTACCGGGCGCCGTTCAGTCGGGAATGGAAGGCCGTTTCCTGGGACTGGGCCCTGGATAAAATCGCTCGCAATATCAAGAAAAGCCGTGACGGGAAATTCGCCCTGAAAAACGCCAAGGGGCAGACCGTCAACCGGACCACGGCGATTGCCTCGATCGGCAGCGCCGCCCTCGACAACGAGGAATGTTTTATCTACCAGAAATTTCTACGCAGTCTCGGGCTCGTCTATGTCGAACATCAAGCCCGGATATGACACTCCGCCACTGTAGCGGCTCTGGCAGAGTCGTTTGGACGCGGAGCAATGACCAATCACTGGAACGATATCGCAAACAGTGACTGCATTCTCATCATGGGCAGTAACGCGGCTGCCAACCACCCGATTTCCTTCAAGTATGTTACCGAGGCCCAGGCCCGGGGCGCCAAGCTGATCAGCGTCGATCCCCGCTTTACTCAGACCTCGGCGAAAGCCGACATCTATGCCGCACTGCGTTCGGGTACCGACATCGCTTTTCTGGGCGGCATGATCAAATACCTGCTTGATCATAACCTGATTCAGCATAAATATGTCGAGCACTATACCAACGCCACCTTTCTGGTTAATCCCGGCTTTAAATTGCCGGGGGACAATGAGGGGGTCTTTTCCGGTCTCGAGGGCAGCCGATACGACAAATCGACCTGGAGTTTTCAGACCGATGACGCCGGCATCGTTAAGAAGGATCCGACCATGCAGGATCCCCACTGCGTTTTTCAGCTGCTGAAAAAGCACTATGCCCGCTATACCCCGGAGCTTGTCAGCCGCATCACCGGTACTCCGATCGATAAACTGCTGGCGGTTTACGAAGCCTATACCGCCACCGGCGCGGTCGGCAAGGCCGGCACCATTATGTATGCCATGGGTTGGACCCAGCATACGGTTGGCGTTCAGAACATCCGGACCATGTCCATCATCCAGCTCTTGCTCGGCAATATGGGCGTCACCGGCGGCGGGGTCAACGCTCTGCGCGGCGAAGCCAACGTGCAGGGGTCAACCGACCACGCCCTGCTGTTCCATATTCTGCCCGGCTATCTTAAAACCCCGGTCGCCTCGCTGCCGACCCTGGCCGCTTACAACGCCAAATTCACGCCTGCCACCAAGGAGGAAAACAGCCTTAACTGGTGGAGCAACTATCCCAAGTACTCAGCCAGCCTGCTGCGCTCCCTGTACGGTCACGAAGTTTCCCTGGAAGAAGCCTATGCCTATCTGCCCAAGCTTGATGACGGCGCCAATTATTCCTGGCTGACCCTTTTCGATCGCATGTATAATGGCGACTTCGAAGGGTTCTTCGCCTGGGGTCAGAATCCGGCC contains:
- a CDS encoding sigma-54-dependent Fis family transcriptional regulator is translated as MTRETIIVVDDEAGMLNFISKILKARGYRTITCCNGAEFVEQLGGRRRSPDLALIDYRLPDTTGIELLSKVAELCPELQSIIITAYGEVELAVESMRRGAADFLAKPFTGAELLKAVDRILEPRRLKQENELLRWQLASGDQQPALICRSRIFAQVVALAEQVASSSATVLLTGESGTGKEVVAAHIHNHDPLRRAHRFLAVNCGALADNLLESQLFGALRGAYTGADKDTPGLFRAADQGTLLLDEIAETSPALQRKLLRVLEKKEVTPVGGTVPEPVDVRIIAATNRDLRSEVEAGRFRADLYYRLQVFSIELPPLRQRPADIMPLVHYFLDWYCRQEGKPMLEPVPEIIPLLENYSWPGNVRELRNLVHRAVILARQPVFDASLLPFGRSPVAAAEIPVFMENGVKASASLKEVELDYIAMVYRQSARDRKTSAEILGISEKTLGRKLELIRRRKAN
- a CDS encoding FAA hydrolase family protein, which encodes MKLAQYFTPQGLRLGLVTERQLQPLAFAGDFHAWLSAGRPLTGASPVLPLAEFELAPPVNRPGKIIAVGLNYHDHAVEGNLKTPEEPLVFAKFPNSVVGPEAELRWSAELTQKVDFEAELVVVIGEKTSACSIETALSKVFGYTCGNDVSARDLQFADQQWVRGKSLDTFCPLGPWIVSADEIKDPQRLAIRSRLNGVVMQESNTAAMIFPVAELVSYLSRHFTLEPGDLIMTGTPSGVGFFRNPPVFMQSGDLIEIEIEKIGVLSNRCRMIG
- a CDS encoding HAMP domain-containing protein, which codes for MASFPWHRFSLKWRLTLANFMVPMLTMTLAIAFAIHIIDGFIFRQAQNKIINDLNSAREIYDSSCKCLQEQIHCAAGSYLLTQALLADNKPALLRELQALRRRENLSLLTLTDAEGRVLLRAANPGVGGDQPRLPLIAETLLGNPAAGSEVLSDVELSLENPNLGHLFQIKLISTPKARQESRSHLAGGLMMLAGWPVYDGFGNLIGALYGGRLLNRENQLVDRIKEVIFSNTSFSGQDIGTVTIFQEDVRIATNVLDSSGKRAIGTRVSEEVYHKVMIQGQKWADRAFVVNDWYISAYEPICNARNQVVGILYVGMKEKPFLAFRNRVILILVGILTAGAALTFLTVFIFARFFSRRLDSLQQQLSQVAGGQLKSRLELPGNDELSQLAAGFNEMIAVLKQRDASIEQLQRGLENKVAQRTQELETRNHELIEMKQHLLEMMSDKKAINFRLEESLHNLQQAQQQLVRSGKLAALGSLVAGVAHEINNPVNIIAGNLEILEMDPDVQGRYRTEIELISGQAARIKKIIGNMLGFARVRNNHLKELRADELIRDLLIPLRNELNQRGISVTTQPQTEAPFFSDEEGLTQIITNLLCNSMQAIPETGGRIGISSRVDRGKIEITISDNGCGMTPEQVENMFNPFYSTKSEGTGLGLSIGYELLRSLGGDIEVDSSPGQGTTIILVLPANPLFPFDRK